A region from the Carassius auratus strain Wakin unplaced genomic scaffold, ASM336829v1 scaf_tig00215422, whole genome shotgun sequence genome encodes:
- the LOC113094804 gene encoding hyaluronidase-2-like has product MAYWIQFRWRIWLLVPLALDHLALADDLKPTRWPLYPQKPVVLVWNAPTEDCSLRHKVHFQLDQFQIVASPNKGFAEQNLTIFYKEHLGLYPHFHEGVAVNGGLPQIASLTHHRETMPEGIAKYIHDQSARGLAVIDWEEWHPIWKRNSDAKDIYKNQSQRLVAQKNPGWTSTQIYKVAQQEFEMSCRKFMLETLRLAKSLRPNQLWGFYLFPDCYNHDYRNSLENYTGRCPDAEVARNDQLKWLWTESTALFPSVYMSSVLRSTSSGRQFVRSRVKEGMRLASVGEGLARPVFVYSRPTYANELELLTEMDLVSTIGESVALGAAGVILFGDAAYAGQQ; this is encoded by the exons ATGGCTTACTGGATCCAGTTTCGTTGGAGAATCTGGTTGTTGGTTCCACTGGCTCTGGATCATCTCGCTCTTGCTGATGATCTGAAGCCCACCAGATGGCCTCTTTACCCTCAGAAGCCTGTGGTTCTGGTCTGGAACGCCCCAACAGAAGACTGCAGTCTTCGGCACAAGGTCCACTTCCAGCTCGATCAATTTCAGATCGTGGCATCTCCGAATAAAGGCTTTGCCGAGCAGAACCTCACCATATTCTACAAAGAGCACCTGGGCCTTTATCCGCACTTTCATGAAGGTGTGGCTGTCAATGGTGGACTACCACAGATCGCCAGCCTCACGCACCACAGAGAGACGATGCCGGAGGGGATTGCAAAGTACATTCATGACCAATCGGCGCGAGGCCTGGCCGTGATCGACTGGGAGGAATGGCATCCAATTTGGAAACGGAATTCGGATGCCAAAGACATTTACAAGAACCAGTCGCAGCGCTTAGTGGCCCAGAAAAACCCGGGCTGGACTTCAACCCAGATTTACAAAGTAGCTCAGCAGGAGTTCGAGATGTCCTGCCGTAAATTCATGTTAGAGACGTTGCGGCTAGCCAAAAGCTTGCGTCCTAACCAGCTTTGGGGCTTCTACCTCTTTCCTGACTGCTACAACCACGACTACCGCAACAGTCTGGAGAACTACACGGGACGCTGCCCGGATGCAGAGGTGGCCAGGAACGACCAGCTGAAGTGGCTGTGGACTGAAAGCACGGCCCTGTTTCCATCCGTGTATATGAGCTCGGTGTTGCGTTCGACATCCTCCGGTCGCCAGTTTGTCCGAAGCCGGGTGAAGGAGGGAATGAGATTGGCATCGGTGGGAGAGGGATTGGCACGTCCTGTTTTTGTCTACAGCCGCCCTACCTATGCCAATGAGCTGGAGCTGCTGACAGAG ATGGATTTGGTGTCCACCATTGGAGAAAGTGTGGCTCTGGGAGCAGCTGGTGTCATTCTCTTCGGTGATGCTGCTTATGCCGGCCAGCAAT
- the LOC113094802 gene encoding tumor suppressor candidate 2, translating into MGGSGSKPKGVWPFSSSGAGGEAPGEVNEQCLARLRGSKNATPFVFTRRSSLYFDEDGDLAHEFYEETVVTKNGRKKSKLKKIQKNLIPQGIIKLDHPRIHVDFPVILCEI; encoded by the exons ATGGGAGGCAGCGGATCCAAACCCAAAGGAGTCTGGCCTTTTAGCAGCTCAGGAGCTGGAGGAGAAGCTCCTGGTGAGGTCAATGAACAGTGTTTAGCACGTCTACGAGGCTCCAAGAACGCAACACCGTTTGTCTTTACAAGGAGaag TTCCTTGTATTTCGATGAAGATGGAGATCTGGCTCATGAATTTTATGAGGAGACTGTGGTGACCAAGAACGGCAGAAAGAAATCTAAACTGAAGAAGATCCAGAAAAACCTTATACCTCAG GGAATCATTAAGTTGGATCACCCTCGAATCCACGTCGACTTCCCTGTCATCCTGTGTGAAATATAA
- the LOC113094803 gene encoding high mobility group protein HMG-I/HMG-Y, which yields MSDSEKQTLSRKDKDGVEKRGRGRPRKHPKESSGSPTAKRPRGRPKGSKNKGPSKRKSSAPGSKLKGKPKKGEKEKPQDSSEDPEEDDEEEQ from the exons ATGAGTGATTCAGAGAAACAAACACTCTCCCGTAAAGACAAGGATGGAGTGGAGAAAAGGGGACGAGGAAGACCAAGGAAACATCCAAAg GAATCGAGTGGGTCGCCAACTGCAAAAAGACCAAGAGGACGGCCGAAGGGCAGCAAAAACAAAGGCCCATCCAAGAGA AAATCCTCGGCTCCTGGCAGCAAACTGAAGGGAAAGCCGAAGAAAggg gaaaaggaaaaACCTCAGGACTCATCTGAGGACCCTGAGGAAGATGACGAAGAGGAGCAGTAA
- the LOC113094800 gene encoding diphosphoinositol polyphosphate phosphohydrolase 1-like, with translation MMKLKSNQTRTYDGDGFKKRAACLCFRNDTEQEVLLVSSSRYPDKWIVPGGGMEPEEEPNVAAAREVCEEAGVKGTLGRLVGIFENRDRKHRTYVYVLIVTEVLEDWEDSVNIGRKRDWFKIEDAIEVLQCHKPVQATYFEALQEGCLNSNGTPLVATYSINQSSVSDVR, from the exons ATGATGAAGCTGAAGTCGAACCAAACGCGCACCTACGATGGAGACGGGTTCAAGAAACGGGCCGCCTGCCTGTGCTTCAGGAACGACACCGAGCAGGAG GTGTTATTAGTAAGCAGCAGCCGATATCCAGACAAATGGATCGTACCCGGAGGAGGAATGGAGCCGGAGGAAGAGCCCAACGTCGCTGCTGCGCGAGAAGTCTGTGAAGAG GCTGGTGTTAAGGGCACTTTAGGAAGACTAGTAGGAATATTTGAG AATCGAGATAGGAAACACAGAACGTATGTCTATGTTCTCATCGTAACCGAAGTTCTGGAAGATTGGGAGGATTCAGTCAACATTG GGAGAAAAAGGGATTGGTTCAAAATCGAAGATGCCATAGAAGTGTTGCAGTGTCACAAACCAGTACAGGCCACTTACTTCGAGGCCCTGCAGGAAGGATGTCTGAACAGTAACGGGACGCCGCTGGTGGCCACCTACAGCATTAATCAGAGCTCGGTCTCTGATGTCAGATAA
- the LOC113094801 gene encoding 40S ribosomal protein S10 produces MLMPKKNRIAIYELLFKEGVMVAKKDVHLAKHPELADKNVPNLHVMKAMQSLKSCGYVKEQFAWRHFYWYLTNEGIQYLRDFLHLPPEIVPATLRRQTRPETARPRPKGLEGERPARLARGEGDRDAYRRSAAPPGADKKAEAGAGAATEFQFRGGFGRGRGQQPQ; encoded by the exons ATGTTGATGCCCAAGAAGAACCGCATTGCTATCTATGAGCTCCTCTTCAAAGAGGGCGTCATGGTGGCCAAAAAAGATGTGCATCTTGCGAAACATCCAGAGCTCGCTGACAAAAATGTACCCAACCTTCACGTGATGAAGGCCATGCAG TCTCTGAAGTCATGCGGGTATGTTAAAGAGCAGTTTGCTTGGCGCCATTTCTACTGGTACCTGACCAATGAGGGCATCCAGTACCTTCGGGACTTCCTCCACCTGCCGCCAGAGATCGTGCCCGCCACCCTCCGCCGGCAGACACGCCCAGAGACCGCCAGACCCCGTCCCAAGG GTCTTGAGGGAGAGAGACCGGCTCGTCTGGCCCGTGGCGAGGGAGACAGAGATGCTTATAGACGATCTGCAGCTCCGC CTGGTGCAGACAAGAAGGCTGAAGCTGGTGCAGGTGCAGCCACTGAATTCCAGTTT AGAGGTGGTTTTGGCCGTGGCCGAGGACAACAGCCACAATAG